One part of the Orenia metallireducens genome encodes these proteins:
- a CDS encoding HD-GYP domain-containing protein produces the protein MKSHIILLSKREETFNLVQDSLYKEEYKLHQISPDELMLKIYQLKPKLLITDIDYYQESTIKVIKILQSQNYLPVIYLYSNPYPKIIDRIIESEIVINKSNIADKLPNLAKQAINFKNNYNKVTASYETIDLINNKVDQLLKEYINNDFIDYGDSIKEILNYVFATNPFLSNKPEIILTIFKEDLQTITDIYIISENKIEKSAFPVALKNKAPFKLSTQLENEFFYNCNEDDLSDIDDYQNVFADEILNRIHKINNFSGYQTTDIALIGINYNKKVTHFDANIIKTLSISFNLIKNIHHQLNEVKNAFIYTINSLSRAAEASDDDTGYHIKRVNEYSKLIAKRLGLDKNFIEEIYYCAQMHDVGKVYIPKHILCKRGKLTDDEFTMIKKHTTYGAEIIGDSPHLKMATDIALNHHERFDGSGYPNGKSGDEIPLSARIVMLADIYDALRSSRPYKPAFSHEKTYDIIVNGDGRVEPSHFDPKIYQLFKKIHHELDTIYNTWNEQSNLKREARA, from the coding sequence ATGAAATCACATATAATATTACTTTCTAAGAGAGAAGAGACATTCAATTTGGTACAAGACTCTTTATATAAAGAAGAATATAAATTACATCAGATATCTCCTGATGAATTAATGTTAAAAATCTACCAATTAAAACCTAAATTATTAATTACAGATATTGATTATTATCAAGAGAGTACAATTAAAGTGATTAAGATCCTACAATCCCAGAATTACTTGCCAGTTATATATTTATATTCTAATCCTTATCCCAAAATTATTGATAGGATTATAGAATCTGAAATTGTTATCAATAAATCTAATATAGCAGACAAGTTACCGAATTTAGCTAAACAAGCTATTAATTTTAAAAATAATTATAATAAGGTAACAGCAAGTTATGAAACTATTGATCTAATTAATAATAAAGTAGACCAACTATTAAAGGAATATATTAATAATGACTTTATTGATTATGGGGATTCGATTAAAGAAATTCTCAATTATGTCTTTGCGACCAACCCCTTTTTATCTAATAAGCCAGAAATTATCTTAACTATCTTTAAAGAAGACCTTCAAACGATTACAGATATATATATAATTTCAGAGAATAAGATTGAAAAATCAGCATTTCCAGTGGCTTTAAAGAATAAAGCTCCTTTCAAATTAAGTACACAGCTTGAAAATGAATTCTTCTATAATTGTAATGAAGATGATCTATCTGATATTGATGATTATCAAAATGTATTTGCTGATGAAATTCTTAATAGAATACATAAGATTAATAATTTCTCTGGATATCAAACAACAGACATCGCCTTAATAGGAATCAACTATAATAAGAAAGTAACTCACTTTGACGCCAATATTATTAAGACCTTGTCTATCAGCTTCAATCTAATTAAAAATATACACCATCAGCTTAATGAAGTTAAGAATGCCTTTATCTATACTATCAACTCCCTATCTAGAGCCGCAGAGGCAAGTGATGATGATACAGGCTATCATATCAAACGTGTTAATGAATATTCAAAATTAATTGCTAAAAGATTGGGGCTAGACAAAAATTTCATTGAAGAAATCTATTACTGTGCTCAAATGCATGATGTAGGAAAGGTCTACATACCTAAACACATCTTATGTAAAAGAGGAAAATTAACCGATGATGAATTTACAATGATAAAAAAGCACACTACTTATGGTGCAGAAATCATTGGAGATTCTCCACACCTTAAGATGGCTACAGATATTGCCCTTAACCATCATGAACGCTTTGATGGGTCTGGATATCCTAATGGCAAGAGTGGTGATGAGATTCCCCTATCAGCTAGAATCGTTATGTTAGCAGATATCTATGATGCTTTAAGGAGTTCACGCCCTTATAAACCAGCCTTTAGCCATGAAAAGACCTATGATATTATAGTTAATGGTGATGGACGAGTAGAACCTTCCCATTTCGATCCTAAAATTTATCAATTGTTTAAAAAGATTCATCACGAGTTAGATACAATCTATAATACTTGGAATGAACAGTCTAATTTAAAAAGGGAAGCTAGAGCATAA